The Solanum lycopersicum chromosome 9, SLM_r2.1 genome window below encodes:
- the LIN7 gene encoding cell-wall invertase, whose amino-acid sequence MDYSSNKSSRWALPVILVCFFVILLSNNVVFASHKVFIHLQSQNAVNVHTVHRTGYHFQPEKHWINDPNAPMYFNGVYHLFYQYNPNGSVWGNIVWAHSVSKDLINWINLEPAIYPSKPFDQFGTWSGSATILPGNKPVILYTGIIDANQTQVQNYAIPANLSDPYLREWIKPDNNPLIIADESINKTKFRDPTTAWMGKDGHWRIVMGSLRKHSRGLAIMYRSKDFMKWVKAKHPLHSTNGTGNWECPDFYPVSSKGTDGLDQYGEEHKYVLKNSMDLTRFEYYTLGKYDTKKDRYVPDPDSVDSLKGLRLDYGNFYASKSFYDPSKNRRVIWGWSNESDIFPEDDNAKGWAGIQLIPRKVWLDPSGKQLVQWPVEELETLRTQKVQLSNKKMNNGEKIEVTGITPAQADVEVTFSFASLDKAESFDPKWNDMYAQDVCGLKGADVQGGLGPFGLATLATENLEENTPVFFRVFKAQQNYKVLLCSDAKRSTLKFNETMYKASFAGFVDVDLADKKLSLRSLIDNSVIETFGAGGKTCITSRVYPTLAINDEAHLFAFNNGTEPITIESLDAWSMGKAKIQY is encoded by the exons atggaTTATTCATCTAATAAAAGTTCTCGTTGGGCTTTGCCAGTTATCTTAGTTTgcttttttgtaattttattatccAATAATGTTGTTTTTGCTTCTCATAAAGTTTTTATTCACTTGCAATCTCAAAATGCTGTAAATGTTCATACTGTTCATCGAACTGGTTATCATTTTCAGCCCGAAAAACATTGGATCAATG ATCCCAATG CACCAATGTATTTCAATGGAGTGTATCATCTATTCTACCAGTACAACCCAAATGGTTCAGTATGGGGTAACATTGTTTGGGCTCATTCCGTTTCAAAAGACTTGATCAATTGGATCAATTTAGAACCTGCAATTTACCCATCAAAGCCATTTGATCAATTCGGTACCTGGTCTGGATCAGCAACCATCCTACCTGGTAACAAGCCAGTCATCTTGTACACCGGAATCATAGATGCCAACCAAACCCAAGTCCAAAACTACGCAATCCCAGCTAACTTATCCGATCCATATCTCCGCGAATGGATCAAGCCAGACAACAACCCATTAATTATAGCCGATGAAAGTATCAACAAGACCAAGTTTCGTGACCCAACAACAGCATGGATGGGTAAAGACGGGCATTGGAGAATCGTCATGGGAAGTTTGAGGAAACACAGCAGGGGCTTAGCTATAATGTATAGGAGCAAAGACTTTATGAAATGGGTCAAGGCTAAACACCCACTTCACTCAACTAACGGCACTGGAAACTGGGAATGCCCTGATTTTTACCCAGTTTCATCGAAAGGTACTGATGGGTTGGATCAATACGGTGAGGAACACAAGTACGTGCTGAAGAACAGTATGGATCTTACTCGATTTGAGTATTATACACTTGGAAAATACGATACGAAAAAAGATAGGTACGTTCCAGATCCAGATTCTGTCGATAGTTTGAAGGGATTGAGACTCGATTACGGTAACTTCTACGCATCGAAGTCATTCTACGATCCAAGCAAAAATCGAAGGGTTATCTGGGGTTGGTCTAATGAATCAGATATATTCCCAGAGGATGATAATGCGAAGGGATGGGCTGGGATTCAATTGATTCCTCGTAAAGTATGGCTTGATCCAAGTGGTAAGCAGTTGGTTCAATGGCCTGTGGAGGAACTAGAAACCCTAAGAACTCAAAAGGTTCAATTGAGCAACAAGAAGATGAACAATGGGGAGAAGATTGAAGTTACAGGAATCACACCAGCACAG GCTGATGTTGAAGTGACATTCTCATTTGCAAGTTTGGATAAGGCAGAGTCATTTGATCCTAAATGGAATGATATGTATGCACAAGATGTTTGTGGACTCAAGGGTGCAGATGTTCAAGGTGGGCTTGGGCCATTTGGTCTTGCTACATTAGCTACTGAAAACTTGGAAGAAAACACACCGGTTTTCTTCCGAGTTTTCAAAGCACAGCAAAACTACAAGGTTCTCTTGTGTTCTGACGCTAAAAG GTCAACTCTTAAGTTCAATGAAACAATGTACAAAGCTTCATTTGCTGGATTTGTTGATGTTGATTTGGCTGACAAGAAATTGTCACTCAGAAGCTTG ATTGATAATTCAGTTATAGAAACTTTTGGTGCTGGTGGAAAGACATGTATAACATCGAGGGTTTATCCAACATTGGCAATTAACGACGAGGCACATTTATTCGCGTTTAACAACGGAACGGAGCCAATCACAATTGAGAGTTTGGATGCATGGAGTATGGGCAAAGCTAAGATAcaatattga